A genomic segment from Nicotiana tabacum cultivar K326 chromosome 7, ASM71507v2, whole genome shotgun sequence encodes:
- the LOC107817529 gene encoding eukaryotic translation initiation factor 3 subunit B-like encodes MRVPIMADVTSMGEITAIAARIGVELSQIDLDSIHLPPGEDCGIPSDDDDLMEEDPLEFDAGFGNILVVDNLPVVPKEKFEKLEGVVRKIYSQLGVIKEDGLWMPVDPETQKTLGYCFIEYNTPQEAELSKEKTHGYKLDRSHIFAVNMFDDIEKFLKVPDEWAPPEIKPYVPGENLQQWLTDEKARDQFVIRAGNDTEVLWNDARQLKPELVYKRSFWTESFVQWSPLGTYLATVHRQGAAIWGGATTFNRLMRYAHPQVKLIDFSPGERYLVTYSSHEPSNPRDTHRVVLNIFDVRTGKVMRDFKGSADEFAVGGTGGVTGVSWPVFRWSGGKEDKYFARIGKNVISVYETETFSLIDKKSIKVENVMDFSWSPADPILALFVPECGNQPARVSLVQIPSKEELRQKNLFSVSDCKMYWQSNGDYLAVKVDRYTKTKKSTYTGFELFRIKERDIPIEVLELDNKNDKIIAFAWEPKGHRFAVIHGDNPRPDISFYSVRSGTNTGRVSKLTTLKGKQANALYWSPGGRFLILAGLKGFNGQLEFFDVDELETMASAEHFMATDVEWDPTGRYVATSVTSVHEMENGFNIWSFNGKLLYRILKDHFFQYLWRPRPPSFLSKEKEEEIAKNLKRYSKKYEAEDQDVSLQLSEQDREKRKKLKEEWEAWINEWKRLHEEEKMEREKLRDGEASDEEEEYEAKEVEVEEIINVTEEIIPFEESQQ; translated from the exons ATGAGAGTTCCAATCATGGCGGACGTTACGTCTATGGGAGAAATCACAGCCATAGCCGCTAGGATTGGTGTGGAACTTTCCCAAATCGATCTTGACTCCATTCATCTTCCTCCTGGGGAAGATTGTGGCATACCCAG TGATGATGATGACTTAATGGAGGAGGACCCCTTGGAGTTTGATGCTGGTTTTGGGAACATACTGGTGGTGGACAATCTTCCTGTGGTGCCTAAAGAGAAATTTGAGAAGTTGGAAGGAGTAGTTCGGAAAATTTACAGCCAACTTGGTGTTATTAAGGAGGATGGTCTCTGGATGCCTGTTGATCCTGAGACTCAGAAAACCCTTGGGTACTGCTTCATCGAGTATAATACTCCTCAG GAAGCTGAGCTGAGTAAGGAGAAGACACATGGATACAAGTTAGATAGGTCGCATATATTTGCTGTTAACATGTTTGATGACATTGAGAAATTCCTGAAAGTTCCCGATGAGTGGGCTCCACCAGAGATCAAGCCTTATGTTCCCGGG GAGAATCTGCAACAGTGGCTTACTGATGAGAAAGCTCGAGACCAGTTTGTAATTCGGGCTGGCAATGACACAGAGGTCCTCTGGAATGATGCAAGACAGTTGAAGCCTGAGCTTGTTTACAAACGTTCT TTCTGGACTGAGAGTTTTGTTCAATGGTCCCCTCTGGGAACGTATTTGGCAACAGTTCACAGACAAGGTGCTGCAATTTGGGGTGGTGCCACCACTTTCAACCGTCTGATGCGCTATGCACATCCACAG GTAAAGCTGATTGATTTCTCCCCTGGTGAGAGATATCTGGTGACATACAGCAGCCACGAACCAAGTAACCCCCGTGACACTCAT AGGGTTGTGCTAAATATTTTTGATGTGAGAACTGGGAAAGTGATGAGAGATTTCAAGGGAAGTGCCGATGAATTTGCAgttggaggaactggaggtgttaCTGGTGTGTCGTGGCCAGTTTTTAG GTGGAGTGGTGGTAAAGAAGACAAGTACTTTGCAAGAATAGGAAAGAATGTCATCTCTGTTTATGAAACAGAGACTTTCTCTCTTATTGACAAGAAATCTATCAAGGTTGAAAATGTTATGGATTTTAGCTGGTCGCCAGCAGATCCAATTCTTGCACTTTTTGTTCCTGAATGCGGAAATCAACCTGCCAGG GTCAGTCTTGTGCAAATCCCAAGCAAAGAGGAGTTGAGGCAGAAGAATCTCTTCAGTGTTAGTGATTGCAAAATGTATTGGCAAAGCAATGGAGACTACCTTGCTGTCAAAGTTGACCGGTACACGAAGACTAAGAAAAGCACTTACACTGGTTTTGAGCTGTTCAGAATCAAAGAACGGGACATTCCGATTGAGGTTTTGGAGCTTGACAACAAGAACGACAAAATCATTGCATTTGCCTGGGAGCCAAAGGGTCACAGATTTGCTGTTATCCATGGCGACAACCCTAGGCCAGACATCAGTTTCTACTCCGTGCGGTCTGGCACTAACACGGGCCGTGTTTCAAAGCTGACAACTCTTAAGGGAAAGCAGGCTAATGCTCTCTACTGGTCACCTGGAGGCCGCTTCCTTATTTTGGCTGGACTGAAAGGTTTCAATGGGCAGTTGGAATTCTTTGATGTTGATGAGCTTGAAACCATGGCATCTGCTGAGCATTTTATGGCCACAGATGTTGAATGGGATCCTACTGGAAG GTATGTAGCAACATCTGTTACCTCAGTTCATGAGATGGAAAATGGATTCAACATTTGGTCTTTCAATGGAAAGTTGTTGTATAGGATACTTAAGGATCATTTCTTCCAG TATTTGTGGCGCCCCAGGCCACCATCTTTCTTGAGCAAGGAGAAAGAGGAAGAGATCGCTAAGAACTTGAAGAGATACAGCAAGAAGTATGAGGCAGAGGATCAGGATGTTTCATTGCAATTGAGTGAGCAAGATCGTGAAAAGCGGAAGAAGTTGAAAGAAGAATGGGAAGCATGGATTAACGAGTGGAAGCGGCTGCACGAAGAGGAGAAAATGGAGAGGGAGAAGTTGCGTGATGGAGAAGCCAGTGACGAAGAGGAGGAATACGAGGCAAAGGAAGTTGAAGTTGAGGAAATAATAAATGTTACTGAGGAGATTATTCCTTTTGAAGAGAGCCAACAGTGA